Sequence from the Candidatus Paceibacterota bacterium genome:
AACGAATTGTTGCAGATGCAACCAACTGTCTGAGCCTGGAACCGCGCCGGACCCGTGTCAATGACAATAGGTCGAATGACTGGCGCGCCGGCGCGTCATGTCCCCGCCGTCAAGTAGCGGCAGGCATCTTGCCCGCCGGGTGTATGCGAACGTGACATTCCGCAGGTCCTCCGAATCCGCGGGGCGGTCTTCCGTGTCCGGCGACTCCACATTTGCACGGGACTGATGTCTGGGCCATCTTGTCTCTCGGTATGAGAGGAATTACAGCCATGTTCACACATTGGGGACATTCGCCCCGCCAGTTCAAGCCCATGTCGGGCGCACACTTTTCGCTCAAACGGACAGCCGCCGGCCCTCGTGTCTGCGGTTGCGATGGCGGATTCGCCGCTGCCGGGTTTCGGCGGGCTGCAGTCTTCGGCGGCCATGGCGCCGCTGCGCGTTGATCTCGCCCCACACACAAACAAAACTATGGGCAGAATACACAGAACCAAGCAGAAGGCGCGCGCGGGCGGGCGATCCATCGCCACCAGGCGCAAGGGGTCCCTGGGAGACACGAAACCGGTCCTCCTCACCGGTGGCAACCCTCAGATTGCGAAGGCCGACGGCGACGCCCCCGTGCAGGCCTACATCGCGGCCATGCCGGGCTGGAAGAGCGAAATCGGGCGCCGCCTCGACAAGCTCATCGAGCGCACGGTTCCCGGTGTGCGCAAGGCGGTCAAATGGAACTCACCCTTCTATGGCGTCGAGGGCCGGGGGTGGTTCCTGGGATATCACGTCTTCACGCGCTACGTCAAAGTGGCCTTCTTCCAGGGCACCTTGCTGCATCCCGTTCCCCCCGGAGGCAAGGCAAAGGACGCGCGCTGGATAGACATCCACGAGGATGATCTCGACGAGGCGCAGATGGCGGCGTGGATTCGGCAGGCGGCCGCCCTGCCCGGCTGGGGCAAGACGTAGGCGGCGTGTCCCCGTTGAGGCATCCGCGTCGATCGGTTGTGCAACCGGGTGAGCAGATTCGGCCCCAAGGCGCTCGACGAGAAGCTGAGCGCTGCCTGGACTTTCGCCCTGACGAAGACCAGCGCCCTCGCGGCTTCGCAGGGAGGCCATCCAAGGCAGCCTTTTCCAGCCCGGTCTAACTAATCCTGCCACTGCAAACGTGGGTGCAGGCGGCGACACAGTTCCCGCAAACGATTTAGACTGCCGGCCGCCGCCACGGCTGGCGATAGGGACGGCGCAGCAACTTCGTGGCGGTGGAGTCCGCGGTGACCTCGCGTTTGCGCGGATCGTAGGCCAGCGACCGGCCCAGCTGCATCGCCACGTTGGCCAGAATACAACTGGCGGTGGAGATGTGACCCTCTTCGATGTCGGCAACCGGTCGCCCGCGCTTTTCGATGGCTGCCAGGAAGTCAAGCATGTGGCGGCGGGTGGCGGGCGCGGCGTTGAGCTCGATCTTCTTCTCGGTCACGTCCTCGGGATACTGTTCCTTCTCGTAGCGACAATCGAAATGGATGGGCTTGGCGTTCTTGTCCAGCGGGAAGAAGTCCGCGCGCATGGTGCTGGCTTTGAGCGTGCCCTTATCGCCGTAGATGAAGAGCGCCCAGGGATAGTCCGGATCGG
This genomic interval carries:
- a CDS encoding DUF1801 domain-containing protein, which gives rise to MGRIHRTKQKARAGGRSIATRRKGSLGDTKPVLLTGGNPQIAKADGDAPVQAYIAAMPGWKSEIGRRLDKLIERTVPGVRKAVKWNSPFYGVEGRGWFLGYHVFTRYVKVAFFQGTLLHPVPPGGKAKDARWIDIHEDDLDEAQMAAWIRQAAALPGWGKT